CTAAGACAAATCCAAAACAACAAGGATTGAAACGCTTCATTAGGATTAACTAGAACACATGGAGGTAAACCTCCTAAGACAAATCCAAAACAACAAGGATTGAAACTTGAACACAATCAAGAAAACAAAATCAATAGACCTTCCTCCTAAGACAAATCCAAAACAACAAGGATTGAAACTAAATCTTGCCCTGGGTAAATCTATTACCATAATCTCCTCCTAAGACAAATCCAAAACAACAAGGATTGAAACCCATTTTCTTGTATTGCTTATCCCAAGCTCGGTATTTCCTCCTAAGACAAATCCAAAACAACAAGGATTGAAACTCCCGATAACTATCGGGATGATTTAAGAATGACGCCCTCCTAAGACAAATCCAAAACAACAAGGATTGAAACTTGCTTCTGCGGAATCTGAAAAGACTTTAAAAATTACCTCCTAAGACAAATCCAAAACAACAAGGATTGAAACTTGAACACAATCAAGAAAACAAGATCAATAGACCTTCCTCCTAAGACAAATCCAAAACAACAAGGATTGAAACAAGGTTTTGATACTTCGTGAAGATGGTAGGCAGGAACCTCCTAAGACAAATCCAAAACAACAAGGATTGAAACGGAAAAGATAATGGTTGGGATTTTGATAAACTAAAACCTCCTAAGACAAATCCAAAACAACAAGGATTGAAACTGTCCTCGAAGTCTGTATAAGATCCCAAAAATTTCACCTCCTAAGACAAATCCAAAACAACAAGGATTGAAACTGATTATCCTGAATTACTTGGGATAAACATTACCAATCCTCCTAAGACAAATCCAAAACAACAAGGATTGAAACCAGTCTTATAGTTACTTACCTTAAGACCTCCTTTAGCCTCCTAAGACAAATCCAAAACAACAAGGATTGAAACTTTCTGTGATTACAAAAGTGATAGATATGAAATACGCCTCCTAAGACAAATCCAAAACAACAAGGATTGAAACTATATCTCATATCAAACGTCTATTTCAGTCACATTTCCTCCTAAGACAAATCCAAAACAACAAGGATTGAAACATTTTGGTTTACTAAGGCTTAGGCCATTCCCAGTTTCCTCCTAAGACAAATCCAAAACAACAAGGATTGAAACCAAATGGTATCCCTGATCCGGAAAGCAGGAATGAGCCCTCCTAAGACAAATCCAAAACAACAAGGATTGAAACTGAAATTCTGAACAAAAGCACCGAGTCCAAGACGGTCCTCCTAAGACAAATCCAAAACAACAAGGATTGAAACATTCCTTCATCCGCACTTCGTTTACACGTTGCTCCGCCCCCAAGGCAAATCCAACACAATAAGGATTGAAACGCTAATTGGGACTTTAAACCCATAGGAATTTTGGAAACTCCCAAACCAAGTCTAAAAATTGGGGATTGGCGAAAATCAATAATTTTGATATGTTGGATGATAAAAATATTCCTAACCCATTTCCTGTTGAGAATGGGTTTTTGATGTAAATTCACGGCGCCATTGACAGCAGAAAATCAGTGGTTTTTTCTTATGTCACTTCATTTCAAAACAGCCGAAACCTATGAGGAATTTGTCGGCATCCTTGATCTCCAGCAACAAAACCATATCAAAAATCTTGATTCCATCGATCAGGGTTTTGTCTTTGCAGAGCACAGTGTTGAGGACCTTGTCAAAATGAATTCATTTGCCCCGCATATCATTGCCAAAGATGAAGACCTTGTGGTGGCTTACATTCTTGGCATGACAGTGGCAAGCCGCTTCGATATTGAGATGTTGATACCGATGTTTGAGCAATTTGATGAAATAGAAGTCAACGGTACACCGCTTTCAGCATATAATTATATCGTGGTCGGTCAGGTGGCCGTCGCAAAAGATTACCGTGGACAAGGGATTTTTGACCAATGTTATGAACTTTATAAAGAAGTCCATGGAGATAATTTTGACTTTGCCATTACCGAAATTTCTGAGCGCAATCACCGGTCTCTCATGGCCCATTACCGGATTGGCTTCCGGGAACTCAGCCGCTATGTCAATGAAGACGATGAAGTTTGGATTATTGTGGCTTGGGATTGGTAATCAGGAATATTTTGATGTTTTGAAAAGATCCAGTCAGAGATTTGATTTTCAGCTTCCCCTGTGCCTTTTGATCAGCACTTCCATCACTTCATCGAGTTCCATTTCTTTGGCTTCGAGGAGAATCAGGTAGTGGAACAGCAGGTCAGCGGCTTCTCCCAAAAATAAATCTTTGTTATCGTCTTTGGCCTCTATAACTATCTCGACTGCCTCCTCCCCTACTTTTTGGGCTATTTTATTGATTCCTTTAGCAAAAAGCGAAGCGGTATATGATTGATCTGTGGGGTTGTTTTTCCGGTCCTTGATGATGGCCCTCAGGTGGTCTATAAATAAGGTTTTGCTGTTGTTGATCTCCCCAAAACAGGTGTCATCACCCTTATGGCAAACAGGACCTGTGGGTTTTACTTTTACCAGAAGGGTATCATTATCACAATCGACTGTGATGGATTTTACTTTGAGAAAATTCCCGGAAGTTTCACCTTTTGTCCAAAGTCGCTGTTTGGTCCTGCTAAAAAAGGTGACATTTTTTGTTTCCAGGGTTACATCTATGGCTTCCTGATTCATATAGCCCAGCATCAAAACCTTGTTCGATTCCTCATCCTGAATAACTGCCGGAACGAGACCCTCTACCTTTTCAAAATCTATATTTAAGTTGTTCATTTTTTCCTTTTTGGGTAAGGTGGTATACTAATTACCCCTGTCTATATGTTTTAATTTTTTCCTAATTAATTGGTTGGAATTCCGAAGTCTGATGCCTGAAGACCGAAGACGGAAGACGGAAGACGGAAGTGTATCTCACCTCTCGTTTCTCGTGTCTTGGCTCCCCGAAATTCTTCGGGGCAGGCTTTGGTTCTTGGTTCTAGCTATTAGCTCTTGCTTCTCGTCTCTCGCTTCTCGTCTCTCACTTCTCGTCTCTCACTTCTCGTCTCTCGCTTCTCGTCTCTCGCTTCTCGCTTCTCACTTCTTGCGTCTTGCGTCTTGTGTCTCAAGTCTCACATCTCAGATCCAAATATCCTCATTTCCTCACAAATACTCCTTCCAACTCTAAATAAGCTTTTAAATCCGGAATAGGAATTTCTTTGAAGTGGAATATACTTGCTGCTAAAGCGGCATCTGCTTTTCCAAAGGTAAAGACATCTTTGAAATGTTGCATATTCCCTGCCCCGCCTGAGGCAATCACAGGAATGGTCAGCATAGCTGAAATTTCCGCTGTAATCTCATTGGCAAAGCCGCCTTTGGTACCGTCATGATCCATGGAGGTCAAAAGGATTTCCCCTGCTCCGCGGTCGCAGACTTCATTGGCCCATTCCTGTGTTCTCAGCAGAGTCGGTGTTCTTCCGCCATGGGTATGTACAAAATCAAGTCCGTCTACATTCCTGGTATCAATGGCAACTACAATACATTGGGATCCAAATTCCTTGGCCATTTTGTTGATCATTCCGGGGTTTTTGACAGCAGCTGAATTGATGGAAATCTTATCAGCACCTGCGCCCAACAGAACCTTGACATCCTCAACAGTAGATATCCCCCCGCCCACCGTAAAAGGAATATTGATGGCCTTTGCTACTTTGGTGACCAATTCGGCCAAAGTTTTTCTTTTATCAACCGTAGCGGTGATATCCAAAAAGACAAGCTCATCAGCCCCTTCATCTGAATAGATTTTCGCGAGTTCTACAGGGTCACCTGCATCCCTTAAGTCCACGAAATTTACACCTTTTACGGTTCTGCCATCTTTGATATCCAAGCAGGGGATTATTCTTTTGGTCAACATTCAACAGTAAATTTTAAAACAAAACCCTCCAAGGGAATTTCACGATCGCTTTCGTGTACACTTGGAGGGTAGATAAAAGACAAACCCTAATTCTTACGGGAAAATTCCCAAATCCATGTAACTGATTGCTATTCTTTCCAAGGCGAGTATAAAACCGGCTGTACGCAGACTTTCAATCCCTTTTTCTTTTCGGGTACGATTCATATCCTGATAGGCAGTTACCATTGTTTCTTCCAATCCTGATAAAACCAAATCCCTTTCAGAGGCACCTCTGATCAATGCATCTCTTTCTTCTTCAGTGAACTCCTCCCCTGTTGCATTTTCAATGGTTGCAAGAAGTTTGCGGTATTTTTCCATGTCGTACCTTTTTTCCAGTTTCCCAAAAGAAACCCTTGATAGATTTTTGAGCCACTCGAAATAGGAAACTGTAACACCACCTGCATTGAGGTACATATCCGGAATGATCATAACACCTTTCTCCAACAATACCTTTTCTGCTTCTTGGGTAACAGGCCCATTGGCTGCCTCACCAATAATTTTCGCTTTGATATTGGCTGCATTTTCAATGGTTATTTGGTTTTCCAAGGCAGCCGGAATCAAAATATCACAGTCATAGGTCAGGATTTCCTTACTGTTTTTGATAAATTCGCCTTTCGGATATCCCTTAAAACCTTTATTTTTTATTTGATACTTTTTCAATTCCTCGATATTGATTCCTGATTCGTCCCAGATACCTCCATTCCATTCCGCCACACCAATGACTTTTCCGCCTGCTTCGCTGATATATTTGGCTGAATAAAACCCCACGTTTCCAAGACCTTGGACAATCACTTTCTTACCCCTAAGTCCTTTGGTCAGTCCTAAGGCTTTCATATCATCCTCTACATTGACTGCCTCTCTGATACCAAAAAACACACCCTGTCCGGTAGCTTCTGTCCTGCCCTCAATACCATGTTGGGATAGCGGCTTTCCTGTGACACAGCCTTTGGCATTGATCAATTCAGGACTAAAGGCTTCGAAGGTGTCTACAATCCATGCCATTTCTCTGGCACCGGTTCCATAGTCAGGTGCAGGTACGTCTATGGCAGGGCCTATGAATTTTTTCTTGATCAACTCAGCAGTATAGCGTCTGGTGATCCTTTCCAATTGGTTGACATTGTATTTCAGTGGATTGATACTGATGCCACCCTTTGCTCCACCAAAGGGAATATTGACCAAAGCACACTTATAAGTCATCAAAGCGGCCAAGCCCTTTACTTCTTCCTCATCCACAAACTCACTGTATCTGATACCGCCTTTTACGGGCAATTTATGATGCGAATGCTGAATACGATAACCTGTCAAGGTTTCGTAGGTACCATCATCATTTCTAAGGGGGAAATGAAACTTGTAAATACTGTTACATTGCTTGATCTGTTCCAATAATCCCGGGTGAATTTCCAGATGTTTGGCGGCATCATCCACAAAACTGCAAACATCATTGAAAAGACTATATTCAGTCGCTTTTTTCATAAAACTGTTATTTTGGTTCTGTCCCGAAGGTACAAATCATTTGACTAAAGTTCTTAACCGGAGGGTATGATATTTCCCAGGTTTTTCCAGATATCATCCAAAAAGGTAAAGGGAACCAATGATGCATCAGGACTGAGACCCATCCTGACCAAAACCAGATTTTGGGAAGGAATAACACAAACATATTGCCCATCCTTTCCCAAACCACAGAACATGTCTGAGGGGGCATTTGGGGCGTATGAATTTGGTAACTTTACCTGAACCTGTGGTATCATAAAAGACTCCGTATCATTAAGCCACCAAAGATAGCCATAAGCTTCATTGATATCCTGGGACTGGGTTATCATTTGTCCAAAGTAGTTGCTGTCCTTGATGACTAAATCACCGTTCCATTTCCCCTCCGCCAAAATCAAAAGTCCAAATCTTGCCATCGACCTGGCATTACTGAAAAAAACATTATTAAAATCAACCCTCTGCCAAGAACCTGTCATTCCGATTTTTGAGGCTAATTTATCATTGAAATATTGGGGAAATGAAATTCCTGTACTTCCTTCAATCACTTTGTCCAATAAGGTGTAAGGTGCATTATGATAGGCCCATCGTGTTCCCGGTTCGGCCAGGAATTTAAGGTTTTCAGGAGTGAAATCATCTCTGCTGCCCGCTCCGTCATCCAAACCTGAAGTCATGGTCAATTGATGCCAAACGGTGATTTTGTTTTCTTGGGAAGCTGTCAGTGAAGTCCAACCTTTACCGAGATAATCCGAACTTGGATTTTGGATATTTAATTTTCCCTCCTCTTGCGCAATCCCAATCAAAGTTGCTGTTAAAGTTTTCCCAGCCGAAGCCCAATACCAAAGTGAGTTTTCATCAAAAGGTTGGCTTCCTGCCAAGCGATTACCAAAATATTCTTCCATGACAATCTTGCCATCTTTGAGGATGATAAAGGCTCGGGTTCCGTTGTCCGCCAGCAGGGTTTTCAGGCTTTCTATTTCTGAAATATTCCAATTGAGTTCCTCAGGAGTAATATTTTCCCAAGTATTACCTGAAACAGGTGGGAAATAAAATTCTGGATTTCCGGGGGTTGGTTCCTGTTTTTCTGAGCAGCTAATGAGCAAAACCAAAATTAAAAAAGTGTATTTCTTCATAAAATAAATTATAACGGTTTTATATTCAAATAAATAAAACAAAATACAAATCTATAACGAATCCTTATTGGTTAATGATATAACCATCCTCCATTTCGATGATCCTATCAGTGCCTTCGGCAAATTCCGGGTCATGGGTTACAATCAACATGGTCTGATGGAATTCTTTGGCCAACTCCTTAAAAATATTGAAAACAATATCAGAGTTCTTTTTATCCAGATTTCCGGTAGGTTCATCGCCCATAATGATGAGTGGATCGTTCATCAAAGCCCGGGCCACTGCTACTCTTTGCTTTTGTCCCCCGGAGAGTTGATAGGCTTTCTTTAATGCATGATCCTGCATGTCAAATATCCTGAGCTTTTCCATAGCAATATGCTCCAATTCCTGTCTTGTTTTTTGATCAAGTTTGAGTCCGGGAATCATGACATTTTCCAAAACCGAAAATTCATTGAGCAGGTAATGGAACTGAAAAACAAAACCGATTTTTTCATTTCTGATCCTGGAAAGGTGATTGGGGCTTTTATCAGTCACCAGTTCCTCATCAATCCATAAATTACCTTCATAGTCAGTGTCCATGGTAGAAAGAATATAGAGCAAGGTTGACTTTCCGCAGCCGGATTTACCCATTACAGACACAAACTCCCCCCTTGTCACCTGAAAGGTCACTTCCTTCAGCACCTGGGTTTTGACAGGACTGTAAAAATATTTATTGACTCCTTTGGCTTCCAGTACCGGTTTTCCTTTCATGGTTCTTGTTTCTGTTTATTCCTAATTATCTCTCCCATTTCCAACCATTAATTGGTCATCTTTTATCAGCCATACCTACGGTACTTCTGGGGACTAATCCTAACCATTGATCCCGGCAATGAATTACCGGGCTATTATATCGGTCATGCCTAAAGGCATTCTGGATTGGAGTTTCATTTCTATGTTTATGGTCCCAGTTTCTTGATCTTAATTACTCCTTATGCGAGACCTTCGAGGTTAAAAAAACCTTAAAGGTCATCTCTCTTCTCGCTTCTTGGTTCTTGGCTCCCCACAATTCTTCGGGGCAGGCTATGATTCTTGATTCCCCGAAATTCTACGGGGCAGGCTTTGGTTCTTGGCTCTTGATTCTTGGCTCTTGATTCTCCCAAGGAAGAAACCTTCGAGGTTAGAAAAAAACCTCAAAGGTTGCCCCTCTCATTTCCCCCTAATAATATCCACAGGATCTACTCCGCTGGCTTTCCTTGCCGGAAAATAGCCGGCAAAATAGGTGGTGATCAGACTGAAAACTCCTCCAATGATATAGTATTTGGGATTGAAATCAACGGGAAAAGTCTTGACTGTAGGAAGCGCCTCAGTTTCAAATGGAACACGTTCAATTCCCAAACCTGCCACAAAACCCAATATCAATCCTATAATTCCACCAAAAACACCGATGGTCAATGCGATGGTGATAAAGATTTTATTCACATCTCCACCTGAAAAACCAATCGCTTTTAAAATGGCAATGGTATCCATTTTTTCATAGATCATCATATTCAGAATATTATATATCCCAAAACCGGATACGACCAACAAAGTAATACCCACTGCATAACTGATCAATGTTCTGATCTGTGTTCCTGTTTCAAACTGTGCATTGACGGTCTGAATATCATCCGCATCAATGCCAAAAATCTCCCGGTATTCTTTGGCCATTGGCGGAGCCTGTTCAAAATCCTTCAGCTTCACCTGTATATCGGTAATATAGGATGCCGATTCTCCAAGCATTTTCTGGGTGGTGATAATGGATGCATAGCTCTGTACGTTATCGAGATCGCCCAAACCTGACTGATAGTAACCCACAACTTTAAGTTGGATTCTATTCCCCTGAGCGGTGGTAGCTTGGATTACATCCCCGATTTCAGCCAACATCCTATCCGCAGCTCCTTTCCCCAAAATGATACTATTGGCAGTATTCTTTAAGTCCATAAAATTTCCGGCCGTCACATAATCTTCAAAAGCAAACAACCTGGCCTCCTGTTCAACGTCAATCCCGTTAATAACTCCTGTAATATCAATGGTTCCCACATTGTAAAAAACCTGTGCTGAGATTTTGGGAGCTACTCCCAAAACCCTTGGATCTTGTTCCAAAGTTCGGATAATAGCATCATTGTTATGGATACTCAATCGACTTGCGGCAGGTTTGATGGATCGGATGATATTGTAAAATCCAGTGAAATTTTCAGCAAGATCAATGGGCTGATTTGGATTTGGTTTGATCTCATTATAAAACCTGATATGAGGGGTGCGGTTTAAAATCAGTCCGTCCAATAGTTGATTCAACCCATTCATAAAACCCAATAATGCGACAAACATGGTAATACTGAAGACTACTCCAATGGCCGCAATAAAGGTCTGTTTAAAACGGGCAATCATTAAGGCCTTGGCGATATTTATGATCAATCCTACCTTCATTACTCTGGTTTGATTATTTCGGTATTTTCATCAATTCCTTTAAGTATTTCTGCTTTTTGATAATCCATTATTCCCAATTGAACGGGAATGGTATCTCTATTTGAATTGAGAACATATTGATCATTGATGATAAAGTTTCTTGGCAAGGTCAAAACATCCTCTTTGGATTGAATGATAATGTTGGCTTCTAAAGTCAGGTTTGGATAAAGCACCTTTGGTTCTTCTATAAAAATGCCTTCGACAGTAAAACTTTTGCTTTGCTCATCCATAATGGGATTGACTTTGGTTATAATCCCCTCATAAGTCTCCCCTTTATAGCTGTCCATGGAAACAATAATTTTCTGGCCTCTTGATACTTTGACGATATCGTATTCATCTACCTTCATTTCCAAAATATACTCATCTGCGCTGCCCAAAACAGCCAAAGGAGTTTGTGGGTTGACCATTTCTCCTTTTTCCTTTAAGATGGCATAAGCCCTTCCTTTTAGCTCACTTTTGAGGATCAAATCACTTTCAAGAGCCTGAGTGATCGCCAGATTTTTGGAAGCACTCCTTTCTGTATATTCGATTTCCCTTTTCAGATCCTGATAGCGCAATTTTGAGGTCTCAAAGGCAGTTTTGGAATTGTCGAAAGCCAATTGCCTTTGTTCCAATTCTACTTTGGTACCGATTCCCTGATCCCTCAATCTTTTCTGTCTTTCCAAAAGCAAGGAATCGTTTTGGTATTTGGCTTTAGAATATTCAATGCTTAATTCCAAGTCTTTTAACTTCGCCTGATTTGCCTGTCGGTCAGCATAAGCCCTATTCAGCTCTGCATTTTCACGGTTCAACTTTGTTGTTGCATTGGAAATAGACAAAATCGGCGTTCCTATGTCCACTGTATCGCCTTCATCTATAAAAATCTCCTGGACGATCCCATTTGCATTGGCAAAAGCCTGATATTGATATCTGGCTTTGATCAATCCCGATGCATAAACTGATTCTGAAATATTTTCTCTTTTTGGAAAAATCTTTTCTTCTGAAGAACTACAGGAAAAAAACAATAATCCAAGTGCAATACGAAACGTAAAGTATTTCAATTTCATGATTGGCTGGTTTGCTGCTTTGAATTTAAGTGTTAATTCATAGAAACTGTAGAGGTTTTGGAAAAATGTTTTGGAGGTTGGAAGATGTTGGATGACAGATGACCGATGTCAGGTGACCGATTACCGATGTTAAATGTGCGATGACCTGAGACGGGAGACTGAGTAATCAGTGGGCAGTGATCAGACACTGAAAAACGAAAATAGGTTTTGGATTATTCCGGAGAAATCCGTTAACCCAACTTTCCGATCAGCCATCTGCCAATTCCCGGGAAATGCTGGCCTAAAAACGCCAAAATCTTCCCATGCCCGGTAAAAACAAATGATTTCTTTCTTTTTCCAATGGCATTCACCATCACTTTGGCAGCCTTATCAGTAGGCCACATCAGGTTTTTTGGTCTTGGATCCTTATTTTCGGGATGAAAGACACCATCATTATCTACCCTGGTGATATCTGAATCTACAAAACCCGGGTGAATAACCGTACAGCTTACACCTGTACCTTTCAATTCCAACTGCAAAGTCTGACCAATCGAACGAACTGCTGCTTTGGACGCGCCATAGGCCCCGGTATTGGGATTAGGGAGATAAGCTGCGACACTTCCAATCAGTGCCAATCTTCCTTTACTGTTTTTCAAATGAGGAATGGCAAATTTGGCAGTCAAGGCCAATCCGGTCACATTGCCATCCATCTGCCTTCTCCAATCCTTTGCCGTAAGCTTTTCCAATTTGCCATAAATCCCAAATCCTGCATTGGCAATGGCCACATCCAAGCGACCATATTGTTTAATGATCGCCGCCATAGCAGTTTCAATCTGTTGCTCCTCCAAAATATCACAGGGTACTACCATTCCTTCCCCGCCAAGTTTTTTCACTTCCTTCAAAACCTCTTCCAATTCTGAAGTTCTACGTGCGGAAAGAGCTAAAATCCCTTTTTGCCTGGCAAATTCATAAGCCATAAATTTCCCCAACCCAGAGGAGGCACCTGTGATCCAAATGACTTTTCCTTCAAATGTATTTTCCATAGTTGCTTTCGATTATTTTTTCAAATTAAGAAAAAATGAGATTTAAATGGTTATGGCGTGGCACTTATTTAAATAAACTGGAAAAAGCTCAAATTTTAAACCAATATTTGTTAAAATAAAATTTAACTTGCATAAAATCAGGTATTTAAATATATTTTGAAAACCTTTTTATCATGAACATTTTAATAGTTGGCGCTTCAGGGCAGTTGGGATTTACCATTTGCCAGAAACTCATCGACTCAGGAACAGGCCATTCCGTTTTTGCTTCGCATAGAAAAAGCTCAAATACTTCTGCTTTGAAGGAGCTTTCCGGGCTTCATACCCGGTTTTTGGATCTTACAGATGCTACAACTTTCGCATCCGCTATCCAAGGAATTGACGTGATCATCATTACAGCAAATACGGCTACCCCAAGCAAAAAATCGGATTCATTTAAAGATGTAGATGAAAAAGGAGTCATGGCATTGATTGATGCAGTTAAGGCAGCTCGGGTCCAACAAGTGATTTATGTATCTGCACTTCCTTTTGAAAATCGTGATAGCAAAGTTCCTCTTTCCCAAGCCAAAAGAGCTGTGGAAAAACATTTAAAGAATTCAGGTTTGAACTATACCATTATTCAGCCAACAGCCTTTATGGAAGTTTACTTTCCCTTCTTTGGAAGTACAATACCCCTGAGAGGATTGAAAGTCTGTACAGTCAATAGGCCGTTTGAATTTTCCAATAAGTTTTTTGCAGGAATCAAAAATGATATTGAGCTAAAAAACACTTTCAATGTCATTGGAAAAGGCGATAAGAAAAATGCCTATATCAGTATTGACAATGTAGCAGATTTCTGCATTTCAGTCATTGACAACTCCAAAGCTTCCAAAAAAACCCTTCAAATCGGTGGCCCGGAGCCCTTAACTCCTATGGATATCAAAAACATTTTCGAAGAATTGTATGGCAAACCATTGAAAGTAAAAACCACGCCACCTTTTGTTATCAAGTTATTGTCAAAAGTCTTCTCCGTATCCAATAAGGCGGCAGCAAATATCATGGCCATGAATTATGCCATTGCCACCGCTGACAGTATTCCTCCGAACAGTTTAAAAACCGCTGAGGAATTTGGTGTAAACCTTATCCATCCAAAGGGATTTTTAAGTCAAAAATTCAATACTCCAGAATGACGAGACTTAAGACATAAGATTAAAGACACAAGATCAAAATCAAACATCAAATGTCTCGTTTCTTGGCTCCCCGTGCCGATAGCTATCGGTACGGGGCAGGCATTTTTTCTTGTTTCTTGGCTCTTGATTCTTGGCTCTCCCTTCTAACTTCTCACTCAGAAATTCCCAAAATATCGAAAACAAAAGCAAACTCTCTCGCCAATTCTCTCAGGCTTTCAAACCTGCCACTCGCGCCACCATGTCCGGCATCCATATTCGTATAGAGGAAAAGTCTGTTGTTGTCAGTTTTCAAAGTTCTCAGTTTCGCCACATATTTGGCAGGTTCCCAATATTGAACCTGAGAATCATGAAGACCTGTGGTGGCCAGGATATGCGGATAATCTTTTGCTTCCAGATTGTCATATGGGGAGTAAGACAGCATATAGTCATATTGCTCCTTGATGTTTGGATTTCCCCATTCCTTCCACTCAAATGTGGTCAATGGTATGGTCTCATCCTCCATGGTAGTCATTACATCAACAAATGCCACCTGTGAGATAACACCTCTATATAATTCAGGGGCCATATTGGTAATTGCACCCATCAACAAACCACCGGCACTTCCACCTGAAGCAAAGAGCTTATCCTTGGCTACATAGTTATTGTCCTGTAGCCATTTGGAACAATCTATGAAATCGTAGAAGGTATTCTTTTTATTCATCATTTTACCATCCTCATACCACTCACCGCCCATTTCCTGTCCGCCTCTGATATGGGCAATGGCATAAACAAATCCCCTGTCCAATAAACTTAAGCGGGAACTATTGAAATCCGCTTCTGTTGAATAGCCATAAGAACCATAAGAATAAATCCAACCTGGACTTGTTCCGTCTTTTTTAAATAAATCTTTTCTGTAAACAATAGACATCGGAATCCTTTTTCCATCCCGGGCAGGTACCATGATTCTTT
This window of the Aquiflexum balticum DSM 16537 genome carries:
- a CDS encoding efflux RND transporter periplasmic adaptor subunit → MKLKYFTFRIALGLLFFSCSSSEEKIFPKRENISESVYASGLIKARYQYQAFANANGIVQEIFIDEGDTVDIGTPILSISNATTKLNRENAELNRAYADRQANQAKLKDLELSIEYSKAKYQNDSLLLERQKRLRDQGIGTKVELEQRQLAFDNSKTAFETSKLRYQDLKREIEYTERSASKNLAITQALESDLILKSELKGRAYAILKEKGEMVNPQTPLAVLGSADEYILEMKVDEYDIVKVSRGQKIIVSMDSYKGETYEGIITKVNPIMDEQSKSFTVEGIFIEEPKVLYPNLTLEANIIIQSKEDVLTLPRNFIINDQYVLNSNRDTIPVQLGIMDYQKAEILKGIDENTEIIKPE
- a CDS encoding SDR family NAD(P)-dependent oxidoreductase produces the protein MENTFEGKVIWITGASSGLGKFMAYEFARQKGILALSARRTSELEEVLKEVKKLGGEGMVVPCDILEEQQIETAMAAIIKQYGRLDVAIANAGFGIYGKLEKLTAKDWRRQMDGNVTGLALTAKFAIPHLKNSKGRLALIGSVAAYLPNPNTGAYGASKAAVRSIGQTLQLELKGTGVSCTVIHPGFVDSDITRVDNDGVFHPENKDPRPKNLMWPTDKAAKVMVNAIGKRKKSFVFTGHGKILAFLGQHFPGIGRWLIGKLG
- a CDS encoding SDR family oxidoreductase — encoded protein: MNILIVGASGQLGFTICQKLIDSGTGHSVFASHRKSSNTSALKELSGLHTRFLDLTDATTFASAIQGIDVIIITANTATPSKKSDSFKDVDEKGVMALIDAVKAARVQQVIYVSALPFENRDSKVPLSQAKRAVEKHLKNSGLNYTIIQPTAFMEVYFPFFGSTIPLRGLKVCTVNRPFEFSNKFFAGIKNDIELKNTFNVIGKGDKKNAYISIDNVADFCISVIDNSKASKKTLQIGGPEPLTPMDIKNIFEELYGKPLKVKTTPPFVIKLLSKVFSVSNKAAANIMAMNYAIATADSIPPNSLKTAEEFGVNLIHPKGFLSQKFNTPE